The Microbacterium oleivorans genome contains the following window.
GGCGGACGCGGCGTCAGCACGCTCGATCAACGACGGATCGTCGTTGCGCACGTTGCCGACGGCGGATCCGACCGGGAACCAGGTGAGCGTCTCGACGACGTCGGGCGCCGCGTCGACGACGGCATCGAGGAGATCGGCGGGGTACTCCGTGGTCGGGTCGAGCCACACGTCGGCGTGGTCGACGTCGATCACGAGCGGCATCCGGTCGTGGATCCGCTCCAGACCGCCGACCGCGGCGCGCGTGAGGATCGTGAAGCTCAGCAGCCAGCGTTCGGCATCCTCATCGGCTCGTGCGTCGTCCTTCCACCACTCGTAGAGCCCCGCGAAGAAGAGGGGCTCATCGCCGCGAGGACGAATGTAGTGCGGGACCTTCGCCCCCGCTTCGCCCTGCCACTCGTAGTAGCCGGACGCGGGGATGACGGCCCGGCGCGAGACCAGGGCCTTTCGGAACATCGGCTTCTCGGCCGCCTCTTCGGACCGGGCGTTGAAGGCGCGGGCGCCGCCGCTCGGGTCTTTTGCCCAGGCGGGGACGAGCCCCCAGCGCGCCGGCGCGAGGCGCCGGGTCGGCGGCTCGGTCTTGGCCGAATCCAGAACGATCGAGGCGCGCGCCGTCGGCGCCACATTGAAGGACGGGGCGGGAAGATCGTCGGGGACGACCTCGGCGCGGAGGACTCCCGCGAGCTCGGAGCCGACACGGGCAACGACGAAACGACCGCACATGGGTCCAGG
Protein-coding sequences here:
- a CDS encoding SOS response-associated peptidase gives rise to the protein MCGRFVVARVGSELAGVLRAEVVPDDLPAPSFNVAPTARASIVLDSAKTEPPTRRLAPARWGLVPAWAKDPSGGARAFNARSEEAAEKPMFRKALVSRRAVIPASGYYEWQGEAGAKVPHYIRPRGDEPLFFAGLYEWWKDDARADEDAERWLLSFTILTRAAVGGLERIHDRMPLVIDVDHADVWLDPTTEYPADLLDAVVDAAPDVVETLTWFPVGSAVGNVRNDDPSLIERADAASA